Proteins from one Periplaneta americana isolate PAMFEO1 chromosome 6, P.americana_PAMFEO1_priV1, whole genome shotgun sequence genomic window:
- the LOC138701090 gene encoding ataxin-2 homolog isoform X1, whose protein sequence is MNNKRKSRSNTTRSSRSRPDRNVAAEGIYQNAHFMHAITSHVGNTVQVQTLNGSIFEGVFRTFSSLFEVVLEMAHKVDQNNPTHINVDTVVEKLIFKPDDIITIEARDVDLEYATRGVFKTDSAISKFNGQVTEKELEPWVGPGCNGDDGCELESTNANGWNVDEMFKKNEQVYGVQTSFQPSLEGYTLQLQKKDTKDYKDAEAKAAKIASEIEANPSYKARMDLENGDEEDRFASVVRPPDGQGAAMSASTGGSVEGGKYVPPAKRKNHQTGKLVRSTPPPPAQQQQQTPPPQQTQQPQPQNQPQQQPPQLPPQQPPQLPPQQPPPQPQQQTPPQQAPPPARAGGGAYLHPPPFQQPPAGAATPVVSLNPMNQPAPVPHIHGPGYAPVPPQQQPPLPQREPNKMNGIESKRPQQIRPGPRGAFNVSEPSRYPPDQSQQGPLPPRVDPKLTHHAPGGLPPAPFPSSGNAAPTSAPAGVPPQVLAAPTPVVASAAPPTLVAAPNVVPVQQPPPPTESMAPMKVVPPPEQTPMVQQGPNTNTGNASVSRKLPQASRVREDQHAELKKFGQDFKLGSGEPVDSGANDLKKQGQVQPPEEVIGNKDQQGGEPGGSSVDKVTSALKKSTLNPNAKEFVYNPNAKPFTPRSPSTPTPSRPHTPQTPQYCAAPPGAATGMAATMVMPTYVVAATNQPTPFTPQNPGNRFRKCYRNGDGKGFSFVTVPMAVPHRPDIPTPMQVTGQPLLAPAPIHTQFTVPYAQGHLPPQSSYQHVVRMVAAQQGASMVPIGPVQTSVSYHESPGPQPPPGPHQLQYMSPAPPTAMGPPHHPHPHHPHSHHHGHPPPPPASQQGPSAPGGPSPAQGATPNPPGPPHTPVGGPSNAGGAGGGAYHHHPQGGHPQSPAGPPTATYQQPPPGPPQGHPPSGPPHTFPIMCPILPTGQLPPGAHTPHHPMMQPTSMQQAAVQYIHHQHHQVGSTQPHHIQVILPHNQ, encoded by the exons GTTCAGACACTGAATGGTTCGATTTTTGAGGGCGTATTTCGTACATTCTCAAGCTTGTTTGAAGTGGTGCTTGAGATGGCCCATAAGGTTGATCAGAATAATCCAACTCATATTAATGTTGATACAGTGGTTGAAAAACTAATATTCAAACCAGATGATATAATTACTATTGAAGCAAGAGATGTTGACCTTGAATATGCTACGAGAG GTGTATTTAAGACAGATTCTGCAATTTCCAAATTCAATGGGCAAGTGACTGAAAAGGAATTGGAACCATGGGTAGGACCTGGTTGCAATGGGGATGATGGCTGTGAGCTTGAATCAACCAATGCT AATGGATGGAATGTTGATGAGATGTTCAAGAAGAATGAACAAGTATATGGTGTCCAGACTTCATTCCAACCATCTCTCGAGGGTTACACGTTGCAACTGCAGAAAAAGGACACTAAGGACTATAA GGATGCAGAAGCAAAGGCTGCCAAAATAGCTAGTGAGATTGAGGCAAACCCAAGTTACAAAGCTCGCATGGATCTTGAGAATGGTGATGAGGAGGATCGGTTTGCATCTGTGGTTCGTCCCCCTGATGGCCAAGGTGCTGCTATGAGTGCCAGTACTGGTGGTAGCGTAGAAGGAGGAAAATATGTACCACCTGCTAAAAGAAAAAATCATCAG ACTGGAAAACTAGTTAGATCCACTCCACCTCCCCCTGCTCAGCAGCAGCAACAAACTCCACCACCACAGCAGACGCAACAACCACAGCCCCAAAATCAACCCCAGCAACAGCCACCACAATTGCCACCGCAGCAACCACCACAACTTCCCCctcaacaaccaccaccacaaccacaacaGCAGACACCCCCGCAACAGGCTCCACCCCCAGCAAGGGCAGGAGGTGGGGCATACCTTCATCCGCCTCCTTTCCAACAACCTCCTGCAGGTGCCGCTACCCCTGTTGTGTCATTGAATCCCATGAACCAGCCTGCACCTGTCCCACACATTCACGGTCCTGGTTATGCCCCTGTACCTCCACAGCAACAACCTCCTTTGCCCCAGAGGGAGCCCAATAAAATGAATGGAATAGAGTCCAAGAGACCTCAACAGATTCGCCCAG GACCAAGAGGTGCATTCAATGTGTCGGAACCTTCTCGGTACCCACCAGATCAATCTCAGCAAGGCCCACTGCCTCCGAGAGTagatcctaaattgactcatcaTGCTCCTGGAGGTCTTCCACCTGCTCCTTTCCCTAGCAGCGGCAATGCTGCTCCAACTAGTGCTCCAGCAGGAGTTCCTCCTCAGGTGCTTGCCGCTCCAACACCAGTGGTGGCCAGTGCTGCTCCTCCCACACTTGTAGCTGCACCTAATGTGGTTCCAGTGCAACAACCCCCACCTCCAACTGAGAGTATGGCTCCTATGAAAGTGGTTCCACCTCCAGAACAAACTCCAATGGTGCAACAAGGTCCCAACACGAATACTGGGAATGCTTCTGTCAGTAGGAAATTGCCACAGGCATCAAGAG TACGTGAAGATCAGCATGCGGAACTGAAGAAATTCGGACAAGACTTCAAACTTGGCAGCGGAGAGCCTGTTGATTCAGGTGCTAATGATCTTAAGAAACAAGGACAAGTTCAACCACCTGAAGAAGTTATAGGAAATAAGGACCAACAAGGTGGAGAACCTGGTGGTAGTTCAGTTGATAAAGTGACATCTGCACTGAAGAAGTCAACTCTCAATCCTAATGCCAAGGAGTTCGTATACAACCCAAATGCTAAACCATTTACTCCG CGTTCTCCAAGTACACCCACTCCATCAAGGCCGCACACACCTCAGACACCTCAGTATTGTGCTGCACCGCCTGGAGCAGCTACTGGCATGGCTGCCACAATGGTGATGCCAACTTACGTTGTTGCTGCAACTAACCAACCCACTCCGTTTACGCCACAGAATCCAGGCAACCGATTCCGTAAAT GTTATAGAAATGGAGATGGAAAAGGATTCTCATTTGTTACAGTGCCAATGGCAGTGCCTCATCGTCCAGATATCCCAACTCCAATGCAGGTTACAGGACAACCATTGTTGGCTCCTGCTCCTATACACACTCAATTCACGGTTCCATATGCACAAGGGCATCTACCACCTCAGTCATCATACCAGCAT GTGGTTCGTATGGTAGCAGCTCAACAAGGAGCAAGCATGGTACCAATAGGACCTGTACAAACATCAGTGAGTTATCATGAATCACCTGGTCCCCAGCCTCCACCAGGACCACATCAGCTTCAGTACATGTCACCTGCCCCACCTACAGCCATGGGGCCACCACATCATCCTCATCCACATCACCCTCATTCCCATCACCATGGACACCCTCCTCCTCCCCCAGCATCCCAGCAAGGCCCATCTGCTCCAGGCGGCCCCTCTCCAGCTCAAGGGGCTACTCCAAATCCACCTGGACCTCCACATACTCCTGTAGGTGGCCCCAGCAATGCAGGTGGGGCAGGGGGAGGTGCTTACCATCATCACCCACAGGGAGGACACCCGCAATCCCCAGCTGGGCCACCAACTGCTACATACCAGCAACCACCTCCAGGTCCACCACAAGGGCATCCACCTAGTGGGCCACCACATACGTTCCCTATTATGTGCCCAATACTGCCAACAGGGCAATTGCCACCAGGTGCACACACCCCACATCATCCTATGATGCAACCAACTAGCATGCAGCAAGCTGCTGTACAATACATACATCATCAGCACCATCAAG TGGGCAGCACTCAGCCACATCATATTCAAGTGATTCTGCCCCACAACCAATGA
- the LOC138701090 gene encoding ataxin-2 homolog isoform X2 yields MNNKRKSRSNTTRSSRSRPDRNVAAEGIYQNAHFMHAITSHVGNTVQVQTLNGSIFEGVFRTFSSLFEVVLEMAHKVDQNNPTHINVDTVVEKLIFKPDDIITIEARDVDLEYATRGVFKTDSAISKFNGQVTEKELEPWVGPGCNGDDGCELESTNANGWNVDEMFKKNEQVYGVQTSFQPSLEGYTLQLQKKDTKDYKDAEAKAAKIASEIEANPSYKARMDLENGDEEDRFASVVRPPDGQGAAMSASTGGSVEGGKYVPPAKRKNHQTGKLVRSTPPPPAQQQQQTPPPQQTQQPQPQNQPQQQPPQLPPQQPPQLPPQQPPPQPQQQTPPQQAPPPARAGGGAYLHPPPFQQPPAGAATPVVSLNPMNQPAPVPHIHGPGYAPVPPQQQPPLPQREPNKMNGIESKRPQQIRPGPRGAFNVSEPSRYPPDQSQQGPLPPRVDPKLTHHAPGGLPPAPFPSSGNAAPTSAPAGVPPQVLAAPTPVVASAAPPTLVAAPNVVPVQQPPPPTESMAPMKVVPPPEQTPMVQQGPNTNTGNASVSRKLPQASRVREDQHAELKKFGQDFKLGSGEPVDSGANDLKKQGQVQPPEEVIGNKDQQGGEPGGSSVDKVTSALKKSTLNPNAKEFVYNPNAKPFTPRSPSTPTPSRPHTPQTPQYCAAPPGAATGMAATMVMPTYVVAATNQPTPFTPQNPGNRFRKLPMAVPHRPDIPTPMQVTGQPLLAPAPIHTQFTVPYAQGHLPPQSSYQHVVRMVAAQQGASMVPIGPVQTSVSYHESPGPQPPPGPHQLQYMSPAPPTAMGPPHHPHPHHPHSHHHGHPPPPPASQQGPSAPGGPSPAQGATPNPPGPPHTPVGGPSNAGGAGGGAYHHHPQGGHPQSPAGPPTATYQQPPPGPPQGHPPSGPPHTFPIMCPILPTGQLPPGAHTPHHPMMQPTSMQQAAVQYIHHQHHQVGSTQPHHIQVILPHNQ; encoded by the exons GTTCAGACACTGAATGGTTCGATTTTTGAGGGCGTATTTCGTACATTCTCAAGCTTGTTTGAAGTGGTGCTTGAGATGGCCCATAAGGTTGATCAGAATAATCCAACTCATATTAATGTTGATACAGTGGTTGAAAAACTAATATTCAAACCAGATGATATAATTACTATTGAAGCAAGAGATGTTGACCTTGAATATGCTACGAGAG GTGTATTTAAGACAGATTCTGCAATTTCCAAATTCAATGGGCAAGTGACTGAAAAGGAATTGGAACCATGGGTAGGACCTGGTTGCAATGGGGATGATGGCTGTGAGCTTGAATCAACCAATGCT AATGGATGGAATGTTGATGAGATGTTCAAGAAGAATGAACAAGTATATGGTGTCCAGACTTCATTCCAACCATCTCTCGAGGGTTACACGTTGCAACTGCAGAAAAAGGACACTAAGGACTATAA GGATGCAGAAGCAAAGGCTGCCAAAATAGCTAGTGAGATTGAGGCAAACCCAAGTTACAAAGCTCGCATGGATCTTGAGAATGGTGATGAGGAGGATCGGTTTGCATCTGTGGTTCGTCCCCCTGATGGCCAAGGTGCTGCTATGAGTGCCAGTACTGGTGGTAGCGTAGAAGGAGGAAAATATGTACCACCTGCTAAAAGAAAAAATCATCAG ACTGGAAAACTAGTTAGATCCACTCCACCTCCCCCTGCTCAGCAGCAGCAACAAACTCCACCACCACAGCAGACGCAACAACCACAGCCCCAAAATCAACCCCAGCAACAGCCACCACAATTGCCACCGCAGCAACCACCACAACTTCCCCctcaacaaccaccaccacaaccacaacaGCAGACACCCCCGCAACAGGCTCCACCCCCAGCAAGGGCAGGAGGTGGGGCATACCTTCATCCGCCTCCTTTCCAACAACCTCCTGCAGGTGCCGCTACCCCTGTTGTGTCATTGAATCCCATGAACCAGCCTGCACCTGTCCCACACATTCACGGTCCTGGTTATGCCCCTGTACCTCCACAGCAACAACCTCCTTTGCCCCAGAGGGAGCCCAATAAAATGAATGGAATAGAGTCCAAGAGACCTCAACAGATTCGCCCAG GACCAAGAGGTGCATTCAATGTGTCGGAACCTTCTCGGTACCCACCAGATCAATCTCAGCAAGGCCCACTGCCTCCGAGAGTagatcctaaattgactcatcaTGCTCCTGGAGGTCTTCCACCTGCTCCTTTCCCTAGCAGCGGCAATGCTGCTCCAACTAGTGCTCCAGCAGGAGTTCCTCCTCAGGTGCTTGCCGCTCCAACACCAGTGGTGGCCAGTGCTGCTCCTCCCACACTTGTAGCTGCACCTAATGTGGTTCCAGTGCAACAACCCCCACCTCCAACTGAGAGTATGGCTCCTATGAAAGTGGTTCCACCTCCAGAACAAACTCCAATGGTGCAACAAGGTCCCAACACGAATACTGGGAATGCTTCTGTCAGTAGGAAATTGCCACAGGCATCAAGAG TACGTGAAGATCAGCATGCGGAACTGAAGAAATTCGGACAAGACTTCAAACTTGGCAGCGGAGAGCCTGTTGATTCAGGTGCTAATGATCTTAAGAAACAAGGACAAGTTCAACCACCTGAAGAAGTTATAGGAAATAAGGACCAACAAGGTGGAGAACCTGGTGGTAGTTCAGTTGATAAAGTGACATCTGCACTGAAGAAGTCAACTCTCAATCCTAATGCCAAGGAGTTCGTATACAACCCAAATGCTAAACCATTTACTCCG CGTTCTCCAAGTACACCCACTCCATCAAGGCCGCACACACCTCAGACACCTCAGTATTGTGCTGCACCGCCTGGAGCAGCTACTGGCATGGCTGCCACAATGGTGATGCCAACTTACGTTGTTGCTGCAACTAACCAACCCACTCCGTTTACGCCACAGAATCCAGGCAACCGATTCCGTAAAT TGCCAATGGCAGTGCCTCATCGTCCAGATATCCCAACTCCAATGCAGGTTACAGGACAACCATTGTTGGCTCCTGCTCCTATACACACTCAATTCACGGTTCCATATGCACAAGGGCATCTACCACCTCAGTCATCATACCAGCAT GTGGTTCGTATGGTAGCAGCTCAACAAGGAGCAAGCATGGTACCAATAGGACCTGTACAAACATCAGTGAGTTATCATGAATCACCTGGTCCCCAGCCTCCACCAGGACCACATCAGCTTCAGTACATGTCACCTGCCCCACCTACAGCCATGGGGCCACCACATCATCCTCATCCACATCACCCTCATTCCCATCACCATGGACACCCTCCTCCTCCCCCAGCATCCCAGCAAGGCCCATCTGCTCCAGGCGGCCCCTCTCCAGCTCAAGGGGCTACTCCAAATCCACCTGGACCTCCACATACTCCTGTAGGTGGCCCCAGCAATGCAGGTGGGGCAGGGGGAGGTGCTTACCATCATCACCCACAGGGAGGACACCCGCAATCCCCAGCTGGGCCACCAACTGCTACATACCAGCAACCACCTCCAGGTCCACCACAAGGGCATCCACCTAGTGGGCCACCACATACGTTCCCTATTATGTGCCCAATACTGCCAACAGGGCAATTGCCACCAGGTGCACACACCCCACATCATCCTATGATGCAACCAACTAGCATGCAGCAAGCTGCTGTACAATACATACATCATCAGCACCATCAAG TGGGCAGCACTCAGCCACATCATATTCAAGTGATTCTGCCCCACAACCAATGA
- the LOC138701090 gene encoding uncharacterized protein isoform X3 has translation MNNKRKSRSNTTRSSRSRPDRNVAAEGIYQNAHFMHAITSHVGNTVQNGWNVDEMFKKNEQVYGVQTSFQPSLEGYTLQLQKKDTKDYKDAEAKAAKIASEIEANPSYKARMDLENGDEEDRFASVVRPPDGQGAAMSASTGGSVEGGKYVPPAKRKNHQTGKLVRSTPPPPAQQQQQTPPPQQTQQPQPQNQPQQQPPQLPPQQPPQLPPQQPPPQPQQQTPPQQAPPPARAGGGAYLHPPPFQQPPAGAATPVVSLNPMNQPAPVPHIHGPGYAPVPPQQQPPLPQREPNKMNGIESKRPQQIRPGPRGAFNVSEPSRYPPDQSQQGPLPPRVDPKLTHHAPGGLPPAPFPSSGNAAPTSAPAGVPPQVLAAPTPVVASAAPPTLVAAPNVVPVQQPPPPTESMAPMKVVPPPEQTPMVQQGPNTNTGNASVSRKLPQASRVREDQHAELKKFGQDFKLGSGEPVDSGANDLKKQGQVQPPEEVIGNKDQQGGEPGGSSVDKVTSALKKSTLNPNAKEFVYNPNAKPFTPRSPSTPTPSRPHTPQTPQYCAAPPGAATGMAATMVMPTYVVAATNQPTPFTPQNPGNRFRKCYRNGDGKGFSFVTVPMAVPHRPDIPTPMQVTGQPLLAPAPIHTQFTVPYAQGHLPPQSSYQHVVRMVAAQQGASMVPIGPVQTSVSYHESPGPQPPPGPHQLQYMSPAPPTAMGPPHHPHPHHPHSHHHGHPPPPPASQQGPSAPGGPSPAQGATPNPPGPPHTPVGGPSNAGGAGGGAYHHHPQGGHPQSPAGPPTATYQQPPPGPPQGHPPSGPPHTFPIMCPILPTGQLPPGAHTPHHPMMQPTSMQQAAVQYIHHQHHQVGSTQPHHIQVILPHNQ, from the exons AATGGATGGAATGTTGATGAGATGTTCAAGAAGAATGAACAAGTATATGGTGTCCAGACTTCATTCCAACCATCTCTCGAGGGTTACACGTTGCAACTGCAGAAAAAGGACACTAAGGACTATAA GGATGCAGAAGCAAAGGCTGCCAAAATAGCTAGTGAGATTGAGGCAAACCCAAGTTACAAAGCTCGCATGGATCTTGAGAATGGTGATGAGGAGGATCGGTTTGCATCTGTGGTTCGTCCCCCTGATGGCCAAGGTGCTGCTATGAGTGCCAGTACTGGTGGTAGCGTAGAAGGAGGAAAATATGTACCACCTGCTAAAAGAAAAAATCATCAG ACTGGAAAACTAGTTAGATCCACTCCACCTCCCCCTGCTCAGCAGCAGCAACAAACTCCACCACCACAGCAGACGCAACAACCACAGCCCCAAAATCAACCCCAGCAACAGCCACCACAATTGCCACCGCAGCAACCACCACAACTTCCCCctcaacaaccaccaccacaaccacaacaGCAGACACCCCCGCAACAGGCTCCACCCCCAGCAAGGGCAGGAGGTGGGGCATACCTTCATCCGCCTCCTTTCCAACAACCTCCTGCAGGTGCCGCTACCCCTGTTGTGTCATTGAATCCCATGAACCAGCCTGCACCTGTCCCACACATTCACGGTCCTGGTTATGCCCCTGTACCTCCACAGCAACAACCTCCTTTGCCCCAGAGGGAGCCCAATAAAATGAATGGAATAGAGTCCAAGAGACCTCAACAGATTCGCCCAG GACCAAGAGGTGCATTCAATGTGTCGGAACCTTCTCGGTACCCACCAGATCAATCTCAGCAAGGCCCACTGCCTCCGAGAGTagatcctaaattgactcatcaTGCTCCTGGAGGTCTTCCACCTGCTCCTTTCCCTAGCAGCGGCAATGCTGCTCCAACTAGTGCTCCAGCAGGAGTTCCTCCTCAGGTGCTTGCCGCTCCAACACCAGTGGTGGCCAGTGCTGCTCCTCCCACACTTGTAGCTGCACCTAATGTGGTTCCAGTGCAACAACCCCCACCTCCAACTGAGAGTATGGCTCCTATGAAAGTGGTTCCACCTCCAGAACAAACTCCAATGGTGCAACAAGGTCCCAACACGAATACTGGGAATGCTTCTGTCAGTAGGAAATTGCCACAGGCATCAAGAG TACGTGAAGATCAGCATGCGGAACTGAAGAAATTCGGACAAGACTTCAAACTTGGCAGCGGAGAGCCTGTTGATTCAGGTGCTAATGATCTTAAGAAACAAGGACAAGTTCAACCACCTGAAGAAGTTATAGGAAATAAGGACCAACAAGGTGGAGAACCTGGTGGTAGTTCAGTTGATAAAGTGACATCTGCACTGAAGAAGTCAACTCTCAATCCTAATGCCAAGGAGTTCGTATACAACCCAAATGCTAAACCATTTACTCCG CGTTCTCCAAGTACACCCACTCCATCAAGGCCGCACACACCTCAGACACCTCAGTATTGTGCTGCACCGCCTGGAGCAGCTACTGGCATGGCTGCCACAATGGTGATGCCAACTTACGTTGTTGCTGCAACTAACCAACCCACTCCGTTTACGCCACAGAATCCAGGCAACCGATTCCGTAAAT GTTATAGAAATGGAGATGGAAAAGGATTCTCATTTGTTACAGTGCCAATGGCAGTGCCTCATCGTCCAGATATCCCAACTCCAATGCAGGTTACAGGACAACCATTGTTGGCTCCTGCTCCTATACACACTCAATTCACGGTTCCATATGCACAAGGGCATCTACCACCTCAGTCATCATACCAGCAT GTGGTTCGTATGGTAGCAGCTCAACAAGGAGCAAGCATGGTACCAATAGGACCTGTACAAACATCAGTGAGTTATCATGAATCACCTGGTCCCCAGCCTCCACCAGGACCACATCAGCTTCAGTACATGTCACCTGCCCCACCTACAGCCATGGGGCCACCACATCATCCTCATCCACATCACCCTCATTCCCATCACCATGGACACCCTCCTCCTCCCCCAGCATCCCAGCAAGGCCCATCTGCTCCAGGCGGCCCCTCTCCAGCTCAAGGGGCTACTCCAAATCCACCTGGACCTCCACATACTCCTGTAGGTGGCCCCAGCAATGCAGGTGGGGCAGGGGGAGGTGCTTACCATCATCACCCACAGGGAGGACACCCGCAATCCCCAGCTGGGCCACCAACTGCTACATACCAGCAACCACCTCCAGGTCCACCACAAGGGCATCCACCTAGTGGGCCACCACATACGTTCCCTATTATGTGCCCAATACTGCCAACAGGGCAATTGCCACCAGGTGCACACACCCCACATCATCCTATGATGCAACCAACTAGCATGCAGCAAGCTGCTGTACAATACATACATCATCAGCACCATCAAG TGGGCAGCACTCAGCCACATCATATTCAAGTGATTCTGCCCCACAACCAATGA